A part of Citrifermentans bremense genomic DNA contains:
- a CDS encoding PxxKW family cysteine-rich protein, giving the protein MQCQTVLPGAECTFMGKQGCVFTEGACQPVVENCEGCDRVVDGTIGKVCSAYPAPEKKWSAGICNFATHVKVELKTDDAKINPLKASKKAAGAKKKK; this is encoded by the coding sequence ATGCAATGTCAAACCGTACTTCCTGGTGCCGAGTGCACTTTCATGGGCAAACAAGGTTGTGTATTCACTGAAGGCGCTTGCCAGCCTGTGGTGGAAAACTGCGAGGGTTGTGACAGGGTCGTCGACGGCACCATCGGGAAGGTTTGCAGCGCATACCCCGCCCCCGAGAAGAAGTGGTCCGCAGGCATCTGCAACTTCGCTACCCACGTCAAGGTTGAGCTCAAGACCGACGACGCGAAGATCAACCCGCTCAAAGCATCCAAGAAAGCAGCAGGCGCCAAGAAGAAAAAGTAG
- a CDS encoding NUDIX domain-containing protein, with protein MPFDYLACPACGTKVKQYKNPLPTVDVIIELPEGIVLIERKNEPFGWAIPGGFVDYGESLETAAARESLEETSLEVTDLRLLGCYSDPSRDTRSHNISTVYVARAVGTPKAGDDAANLAVFPIDKLPQPLCFDHGKILSDYRQRKEAGTI; from the coding sequence ATGCCCTTTGACTATCTCGCCTGCCCCGCCTGCGGCACCAAGGTCAAGCAGTACAAGAACCCTCTCCCGACGGTCGACGTCATCATCGAACTCCCTGAAGGAATCGTTTTGATCGAGCGTAAAAACGAGCCTTTCGGGTGGGCCATACCAGGGGGCTTCGTAGACTACGGCGAGTCCCTGGAAACCGCCGCTGCCAGGGAATCGCTGGAAGAGACCTCGCTCGAAGTGACCGACCTGAGACTTTTGGGATGCTATTCCGACCCTTCCCGTGATACCCGCAGCCACAACATCTCCACCGTATATGTCGCCAGGGCCGTCGGCACTCCGAAGGCGGGAGACGACGCCGCCAACCTCGCCGTATTCCCCATCGACAAACTGCCGCAGCCGCTTTGCTTCGACCACGGCAAGATCCTCTCCGACTACCGCCAAAGAAAAGAAGCCGGGACCATCTAG
- a CDS encoding menaquinone biosynthetic enzyme MqnA/MqnD family protein — translation MTINIGHIKYANCTPIFTALASHFDCSGYRFVDGVPAQLNAMLRSGEIDLSPSSSIEYATAHEQYCLLPDLSISSIGAVKSVFLFSSVPVEELDGSPIGLSAESDTSVNLLKVLLARKYGFKNSFERTREPLSEALKRFPGLLLIGDAALKGAASGAAAYCYDLGQLWYEFTGLPFVFALWIVRRDAALAKHAGLSKLARDLVAAKELAYRSYPEIAASCQEREWIGESDLVDYWNTINYELTDAHIEGARLFFRHAFELGLIPSLPEIRFFE, via the coding sequence GTGACTATCAACATCGGACACATCAAGTACGCCAACTGCACCCCCATCTTCACCGCTCTTGCTTCGCACTTCGACTGCAGCGGCTATCGATTCGTGGACGGGGTTCCGGCCCAACTCAACGCCATGCTCCGCTCGGGAGAGATAGATCTGAGCCCTTCCTCCTCGATCGAGTATGCTACCGCGCACGAGCAGTACTGTCTTCTCCCCGACCTCTCCATCAGCTCCATAGGCGCCGTGAAGAGCGTTTTCCTCTTCTCATCCGTCCCCGTGGAGGAGCTCGACGGCTCCCCCATAGGGTTGAGCGCCGAATCCGACACCTCAGTCAACCTGCTCAAGGTGCTTCTGGCGCGGAAGTACGGTTTCAAGAACAGCTTTGAGCGGACGAGGGAGCCCCTTTCCGAAGCGCTCAAGCGCTTCCCCGGCCTGCTGCTCATAGGTGACGCCGCCCTCAAGGGCGCGGCTTCCGGAGCCGCCGCCTATTGCTACGATCTCGGGCAGCTCTGGTACGAGTTCACCGGGCTCCCCTTCGTCTTTGCCTTGTGGATCGTGAGACGCGACGCTGCTCTCGCGAAGCATGCCGGATTGTCCAAGCTGGCGCGAGACCTCGTGGCCGCGAAGGAACTTGCCTATCGCAGCTACCCCGAGATCGCCGCATCGTGCCAGGAGCGGGAATGGATCGGGGAAAGCGATCTCGTCGACTACTGGAACACCATCAACTACGAGCTGACCGATGCCCACATAGAGGGGGCGCGGTTGTTCTTCCGTCATGCCTTCGAACTGGGGCTCATCCCCAGCTTGCCGGAGATCCGGTTCTTCGAGTGA
- the gcvH gene encoding glycine cleavage system protein GcvH encodes MDFPEELKYSKEHVWVRIEGDRAVIGITDYAQTELGNITSVELPEPGDELEQDDSFGSVEARKTVAELYAPLSGTVLEVNSELGNAPEFVNDDPYDAGWLVVIEVADSEESNLLMSAEHYEDYVAVAED; translated from the coding sequence ATGGACTTTCCAGAAGAGCTTAAATACAGCAAGGAACACGTGTGGGTGCGCATCGAGGGTGACCGGGCCGTGATCGGCATCACCGATTACGCACAGACTGAGCTGGGCAACATCACTTCCGTCGAGCTTCCCGAACCCGGCGACGAGTTGGAGCAGGACGATTCCTTCGGTTCAGTCGAGGCTAGGAAAACCGTGGCCGAACTGTACGCCCCGCTCTCCGGCACGGTCCTGGAGGTGAACTCCGAGCTGGGCAACGCGCCCGAGTTCGTCAACGACGATCCCTATGATGCCGGGTGGCTAGTGGTCATCGAGGTTGCGGACTCCGAGGAGTCCAACCTCCTCATGTCCGCAGAACACTACGAGGATTACGTCGCAGTAGCGGAAGATTAG
- the accC gene encoding acetyl-CoA carboxylase biotin carboxylase subunit, with amino-acid sequence MFHKILIANRGEIALRIIRTCKEMGIKTVAVYSTADSESLHVKLADESVCIGPAPSLSSYLNINAIISAAELTDAEAIHPGYGFLSENPIFAEICEKCGITFIGPSAESMRIMGDKISARQAVIKVGVPILPGTKEGVHDVNEAIRVAKEIGFPVIIKATAGGGGRGMKIVHSPAALPNAFATARAEAQSGFGNPEVYIERYCESPRHVEIQILADKHGNVVHLGERDCSIQRRHQKVIEEAPSTVTTPELRKAMGEAAVAAAKAVNYCSVGTMEFLVDKNNNFFFMEMNTRVQVEHPVTEMVTGVDVVKEQIRSAYGLKLRYTQDDIKIKGHSIECRINAEDSVKFTPCPGKITDHHTPGGLGVRVDSFVYTNYSVLPHYDSLIAKLIVHADTREEAIKRMARALDEYIVEGIKTTIPFHKRIMANKDFIEGNIDTGFIERLVLE; translated from the coding sequence ATGTTTCATAAAATTCTTATCGCCAACAGGGGTGAGATCGCCCTCAGGATCATCAGAACCTGCAAGGAGATGGGGATCAAGACGGTCGCCGTGTACTCCACGGCCGACAGCGAGTCCCTTCATGTGAAGCTCGCCGACGAGAGCGTCTGCATCGGTCCGGCTCCCAGCCTCTCCAGCTACCTCAACATCAACGCCATCATCTCCGCGGCGGAACTGACCGACGCGGAAGCGATCCATCCGGGGTACGGGTTCCTCTCCGAGAACCCGATCTTCGCCGAGATCTGCGAGAAGTGCGGCATCACCTTCATCGGACCTTCGGCCGAGAGCATGCGCATCATGGGCGACAAGATCTCCGCCCGCCAGGCGGTGATCAAGGTCGGCGTCCCCATCCTTCCCGGCACCAAGGAAGGTGTGCACGACGTAAACGAAGCGATCCGCGTCGCCAAGGAGATCGGCTTCCCGGTCATCATTAAGGCTACGGCGGGTGGCGGCGGACGCGGCATGAAGATCGTTCATTCCCCGGCGGCGCTCCCGAACGCCTTCGCCACCGCGCGCGCCGAGGCTCAGTCCGGCTTCGGCAACCCCGAGGTCTACATCGAGCGCTACTGCGAGAGCCCGCGCCACGTCGAGATCCAGATCCTCGCCGACAAGCACGGCAACGTCGTGCACCTGGGCGAGCGCGACTGCTCGATCCAGCGCCGCCACCAGAAGGTGATTGAGGAGGCCCCCTCCACCGTCACCACCCCGGAATTAAGAAAGGCGATGGGCGAGGCTGCTGTCGCCGCGGCCAAGGCCGTCAACTACTGCAGCGTCGGCACCATGGAGTTCCTGGTCGACAAGAACAACAACTTCTTCTTCATGGAGATGAACACCCGCGTGCAGGTGGAGCATCCGGTGACCGAGATGGTGACCGGCGTCGACGTCGTGAAGGAGCAGATCCGCTCCGCCTACGGCCTGAAGTTGCGCTACACCCAGGACGACATCAAGATCAAGGGACACTCCATCGAGTGCCGCATCAACGCGGAGGACTCGGTGAAGTTCACCCCCTGCCCGGGCAAGATCACCGACCACCACACCCCCGGCGGCCTCGGGGTCAGGGTCGACTCCTTCGTCTACACCAACTACTCGGTCCTGCCGCACTACGACTCCCTGATCGCCAAGCTGATCGTGCATGCCGACACCAGGGAAGAGGCGATCAAGAGGATGGCCCGCGCGCTTGACGAGTACATCGTGGAAGGTATCAAGACCACCATCCCGTTCCACAAGAGAATCATGGCCAACAAAGACTTCATCGAAGGGAACATAGACACCGGCTTCATCGAAAGGCTGGTACTGGAGTAA
- the accB gene encoding acetyl-CoA carboxylase biotin carboxyl carrier protein, translating into MDIKDLKMLIKMVTETDITEFELENAEDKVVIKRGCGAAVPQFQMQAPVYQYAPTAPASPAAAAAPAAAPAAAEKEQGDVITSPIVGTFYRSPAPDAAPYVEVGQIVEKGQVLCIVEAMKLMNEIEAEFKCKIVKISKENAQPVEYGDALFVVEKL; encoded by the coding sequence GTGGATATAAAAGACCTGAAGATGCTGATAAAGATGGTAACCGAGACCGACATCACCGAGTTCGAGCTGGAAAACGCCGAGGACAAGGTCGTCATCAAGAGGGGCTGCGGCGCCGCCGTTCCCCAGTTCCAGATGCAGGCCCCCGTGTACCAGTACGCTCCCACGGCTCCCGCCTCTCCTGCTGCGGCTGCAGCTCCGGCCGCTGCGCCGGCTGCCGCAGAGAAAGAGCAGGGTGATGTCATCACCTCTCCCATCGTCGGCACCTTCTACCGCTCACCGGCCCCGGACGCGGCTCCCTACGTGGAAGTCGGCCAGATCGTCGAGAAAGGGCAGGTCCTCTGCATCGTCGAGGCTATGAAGCTCATGAACGAGATCGAGGCCGAGTTCAAGTGCAAGATCGTCAAGATCAGCAAGGAGAACGCACAGCCGGTCGAGTACGGCGACGCGCTTTTCGTTGTGGAAAAGCTGTAA
- a CDS encoding aminopeptidase P family protein yields MVIDRISAARGCLKRVGGDLLLVTNLSNIRYLTGFTGSEALLVLSPDDGWFLTDSRYTSQAGAEVTGAKVAEFSNKMESLVELLQRLQPSKVAFEAAHTTVAVYQELCSKTPQIEYLPADAEMAALRSVKDSGELEILERVAAIASQSLLETLERVAPGMTESEAAWMLEVAMREKGAENKSFDFIVASGERGALPHGKASGKRLARGELVTFDYGAIYGGYCSDETVTVALGEPDSRQREVYETVLGAQRAAMNAVRPGLSFRDLDAVARDYIASRGFGEYFGHGLGHGVGIDIHEHPAASPRSKNVIQEGMVFTIEPGIYIPGWGGVRIEDTVVAEGHGCRCITKVPKDLIVLP; encoded by the coding sequence ATGGTAATAGACAGAATCTCTGCGGCCAGGGGGTGCCTCAAGCGGGTCGGAGGCGACCTGCTGCTGGTCACAAACCTCAGTAATATCAGATACCTTACCGGGTTCACCGGCAGCGAGGCACTGCTGGTTCTCTCTCCAGACGACGGGTGGTTTCTGACCGATTCCCGTTACACCTCCCAGGCCGGCGCCGAGGTCACAGGCGCAAAAGTTGCCGAGTTCTCCAACAAGATGGAATCGCTGGTCGAGTTGCTGCAGAGGCTGCAGCCGTCCAAGGTAGCCTTCGAGGCGGCCCACACCACGGTTGCCGTCTACCAGGAGCTCTGCAGCAAGACGCCGCAGATCGAGTACCTCCCGGCGGACGCCGAGATGGCGGCGCTGCGCAGCGTGAAGGACTCGGGCGAGCTGGAGATACTGGAGCGGGTGGCGGCGATCGCTTCGCAGTCGCTTCTGGAGACGCTGGAGCGGGTTGCACCCGGCATGACCGAAAGCGAGGCCGCCTGGATGCTCGAGGTCGCCATGCGGGAGAAGGGGGCGGAGAACAAGTCCTTCGACTTCATCGTCGCCTCCGGCGAGCGGGGCGCGCTGCCTCACGGCAAGGCGTCCGGCAAGAGGCTCGCCAGGGGGGAGCTGGTCACCTTCGACTACGGCGCCATCTACGGCGGTTACTGCTCGGACGAGACGGTGACCGTGGCCTTGGGCGAGCCGGACAGCCGGCAGCGCGAGGTGTACGAGACGGTTCTGGGCGCCCAGCGCGCCGCCATGAACGCCGTTAGGCCCGGATTGAGCTTCAGGGACCTCGATGCGGTGGCCCGCGACTACATCGCCTCCCGTGGCTTCGGCGAGTACTTCGGGCATGGGCTCGGGCACGGCGTTGGTATAGACATTCATGAACATCCCGCCGCGTCGCCGCGCAGCAAGAACGTGATCCAGGAGGGGATGGTATTCACCATCGAGCCCGGGATCTACATCCCAGGATGGGGCGGAGTGAGGATCGAGGACACCGTGGTCGCCGAAGGCCACGGCTGCCGCTGCATCACCAAGGTCCCGAAGGACCTGATCGTATTGCCTTGA
- the aroQ gene encoding type II 3-dehydroquinate dehydratase, with the protein MRILVLHGPNLNLLGTREPGVYGTTTLQGINQSLMALASELSLELRILQTNSEGAMVDAIQGAMADCQGILINPAAYTHTSVAIRDAIAAVALPAVEVHLSNVHAREPFRSHSYIAPVALGQICGFGAESYLLGLRALAQRLGK; encoded by the coding sequence GTGAGGATACTGGTCCTGCACGGACCCAACCTGAACCTGCTCGGCACCCGCGAGCCGGGAGTCTACGGCACCACGACCCTTCAGGGGATCAACCAGTCGCTCATGGCGCTTGCCTCGGAGCTCTCGCTGGAGCTGCGCATCCTGCAGACCAATTCGGAAGGTGCCATGGTCGACGCCATCCAGGGGGCCATGGCGGACTGTCAGGGGATCCTCATCAACCCCGCTGCCTACACCCATACCAGCGTCGCCATCCGCGACGCCATAGCGGCCGTCGCGCTCCCCGCCGTTGAAGTGCACCTCTCCAACGTCCACGCCAGGGAGCCGTTCAGAAGCCATAGCTACATAGCCCCGGTGGCGCTGGGGCAGATCTGCGGATTCGGCGCCGAAAGCTACCTTTTGGGACTGCGCGCACTGGCGCAGCGGCTGGGAAAATAA
- a CDS encoding roadblock/LC7 domain-containing protein, whose product MGFKAILRSIVEESGGGLGGVIMGYDGISIDEYVRESAGIDVLTMTVEYASVLKEIKRTVGVLKTGELEEVSIISGECSVIVRGISDDFFVALIMAADGNFGKGRYLLKRAAPGFREALQ is encoded by the coding sequence ATGGGGTTTAAGGCGATACTCAGATCGATCGTCGAGGAAAGCGGCGGCGGCCTTGGCGGCGTCATCATGGGATACGACGGCATCTCCATTGACGAATACGTGAGAGAATCCGCCGGCATCGACGTGCTTACCATGACTGTCGAATACGCCTCGGTCCTCAAGGAAATCAAGAGGACGGTCGGGGTGCTGAAGACCGGCGAACTGGAAGAGGTTTCCATCATCAGCGGCGAGTGCAGCGTCATCGTGCGCGGGATCAGCGACGACTTCTTCGTGGCGCTGATCATGGCCGCCGACGGCAATTTCGGCAAGGGGCGCTACCTCTTGAAGCGCGCCGCTCCCGGTTTCAGGGAGGCGCTGCAATGA
- a CDS encoding tetratricopeptide repeat protein, translating into MVEDALSFWTEIQRYEDMLAADAKNLCFAPLSELYRKLGLLDDAIMVAEKGCAAHPELPAGFLALGAACYAKGLTGQARSAMERAVALQPNHLEALKLLGQLYVEQNEIVLARKVLEQVLAQDPDDLESSLLLNSVALLPDQTEPEELLEDLEVIEELDEVVEELEPLEPDTFEPGVAPLGPAVQPIQPAAPAAAAPAQEDDIWAIEDLEEVEDEPVPRSSEAATPDPLTTATLAELYVSQGFIDKAQGIYRELIAAHPANSQYRLRLAELQEMQELQHENAEPAGATLGLAAAEPHAAAELQEESDELESGWDVPVEPQEAAQLERPAGVVMPAPLETPTTLEFPATAEAAFAIESPAVMEEPALEALGTQSASAAGAGAVEDELQRWLENIRRRKDGV; encoded by the coding sequence ATGGTAGAGGACGCTTTATCCTTCTGGACCGAGATTCAGCGCTACGAGGACATGCTGGCCGCCGATGCCAAGAACCTTTGCTTCGCGCCACTCTCTGAGCTGTATCGAAAGCTCGGTCTTTTGGACGATGCCATCATGGTGGCCGAGAAAGGGTGCGCTGCCCATCCCGAACTCCCCGCCGGTTTCCTGGCCCTTGGTGCCGCCTGCTACGCGAAGGGGCTCACCGGACAGGCGCGCAGCGCAATGGAACGTGCTGTGGCGCTCCAGCCCAATCACCTGGAGGCCCTGAAACTTCTGGGCCAGCTCTACGTGGAGCAAAACGAGATCGTCCTGGCGCGCAAGGTACTGGAGCAGGTGCTTGCGCAGGATCCCGACGACCTGGAAAGCTCGCTGCTGCTGAACTCGGTCGCCTTACTCCCGGACCAGACGGAACCCGAGGAGCTGCTGGAGGATCTCGAGGTCATAGAGGAACTGGACGAGGTGGTGGAAGAGCTGGAACCTCTCGAACCTGACACCTTCGAACCGGGCGTCGCGCCTCTTGGTCCCGCGGTGCAGCCGATTCAACCTGCAGCGCCTGCTGCCGCTGCGCCTGCGCAGGAAGACGACATCTGGGCCATAGAGGACCTGGAAGAGGTCGAAGATGAGCCGGTCCCCCGGAGCAGCGAGGCCGCCACGCCCGATCCGCTGACCACCGCGACCCTGGCCGAGCTCTACGTGTCGCAGGGGTTCATCGATAAGGCGCAGGGGATCTACCGGGAACTCATCGCCGCACACCCGGCCAACTCGCAGTACCGGTTGCGCCTGGCGGAACTGCAGGAAATGCAGGAACTGCAGCATGAGAACGCCGAACCTGCAGGCGCCACCCTGGGACTGGCAGCAGCGGAGCCCCATGCCGCGGCCGAACTGCAAGAGGAAAGCGACGAGTTAGAATCGGGTTGGGACGTCCCTGTCGAGCCGCAAGAGGCCGCTCAACTGGAGCGCCCCGCCGGGGTGGTGATGCCTGCACCTCTTGAGACGCCGACCACGCTGGAATTTCCCGCAACCGCCGAAGCGGCGTTTGCCATCGAATCCCCGGCCGTCATGGAAGAGCCTGCTCTTGAGGCATTGGGGACGCAGAGCGCGTCTGCGGCCGGCGCCGGTGCAGTCGAGGACGAGCTGCAACGCTGGCTGGAAAACATAAGGAGAAGAAAAGATGGGGTTTAA
- the aroB gene encoding 3-dehydroquinate synthase, with protein sequence MKAEQIRVALDERSYDIELGAGNLDRIGSLCREVGLSGTAAVVSNTTVAPLYYETVRLSMERAGYRVVLVSLPDGEAYKNSATLNLIYDGLVDASLDRGSFILALGGGVIGDMAGFAAASYLRGIPFVQIPTTLLSQVDSSVGGKTGINHPRGKNLIGAFYQPKAVLIDVATLDTLPEREFLSGLGEIVKYGAVLDRGFFDFLEKNAALLLARDKEALIQAVSRSCAIKAKVVAEDEREGGVRAVLNYGHTLGHAVETLTGYTRYLHGEAVAIGIVQAARISQHYGFCSQADRDRIEVLIQALGLPTELPSFPARQYLEALSHDKKVRDKGLLFICNQGIGAYRMERLTDLGALLEICGIGD encoded by the coding sequence GTGAAAGCTGAACAAATCAGGGTGGCGCTCGACGAGCGGAGCTACGACATCGAACTGGGCGCCGGCAATCTCGACCGAATCGGCTCCCTTTGCCGCGAGGTAGGCCTGTCCGGAACGGCGGCTGTGGTCAGCAACACCACCGTTGCCCCCCTCTACTACGAAACGGTCCGCCTCTCGATGGAGCGGGCGGGGTACCGTGTGGTGCTGGTATCTCTTCCGGACGGCGAGGCTTACAAGAACAGCGCTACCCTTAACCTGATCTATGACGGCTTGGTCGACGCCTCGCTGGACCGCGGCTCCTTCATCCTTGCTCTTGGGGGCGGGGTTATAGGCGACATGGCCGGGTTTGCCGCCGCGAGCTACCTGCGCGGCATTCCCTTCGTACAGATCCCCACCACGCTTCTTTCCCAGGTCGACTCCAGCGTCGGAGGCAAGACCGGCATCAACCACCCCCGCGGCAAGAACCTGATCGGAGCCTTCTACCAGCCCAAGGCCGTTCTCATCGACGTAGCCACCCTCGACACCCTGCCGGAAAGGGAGTTCCTGAGCGGTTTGGGAGAGATCGTCAAGTACGGCGCGGTTCTGGACCGCGGCTTCTTCGACTTCCTGGAGAAAAACGCGGCACTGCTTTTGGCTCGCGACAAGGAGGCCCTGATTCAGGCGGTCAGCCGCAGCTGTGCCATCAAGGCGAAGGTCGTGGCGGAGGACGAGCGGGAAGGGGGGGTGCGCGCGGTGCTGAACTACGGGCACACCTTGGGGCACGCCGTTGAGACCCTCACCGGGTACACACGCTACCTGCACGGTGAGGCGGTCGCCATCGGCATCGTGCAGGCGGCGCGGATCTCCCAGCACTACGGCTTTTGCTCCCAGGCGGACCGGGACCGGATCGAGGTGCTCATCCAGGCGCTGGGACTTCCGACGGAACTTCCTTCCTTCCCGGCTCGACAGTACCTGGAGGCGCTCTCGCACGACAAGAAGGTACGTGACAAGGGACTCTTGTTCATCTGCAACCAGGGGATCGGCGCCTACCGCATGGAAAGGCTCACCGACCTGGGGGCGCTGCTGGAGATCTGCGGCATAGGAGATTGA
- a CDS encoding shikimate kinase: MKNNIFLTGFMGCGKTTVGRVLAQRLGWSFVDLDQVIVDRAGASIKEIFASEGEQAFRAFESAALVEVASRPSQVVSTGGGAVIASENRAAMRASGRIVNLTASVETIAARVTGDSERPLLAADASVERISSMLEGRERFYADADLRIDTTGKTVEAVASEVLDSLKGFL; encoded by the coding sequence TTGAAGAACAACATCTTTCTCACCGGATTCATGGGCTGCGGCAAGACCACCGTCGGCCGCGTCCTCGCCCAAAGGCTTGGCTGGAGCTTCGTTGACCTGGACCAGGTGATCGTGGACCGGGCCGGCGCCAGCATCAAGGAAATCTTTGCCTCCGAAGGGGAGCAGGCTTTCAGGGCGTTCGAGTCAGCCGCACTGGTCGAGGTGGCTTCCCGCCCGTCACAGGTAGTCTCCACCGGGGGAGGGGCCGTCATCGCCTCTGAAAACCGCGCGGCCATGCGGGCCTCGGGCCGCATCGTCAACCTCACCGCTAGCGTTGAGACCATCGCCGCGCGCGTCACCGGAGACAGCGAACGGCCGCTTCTCGCCGCGGACGCGTCGGTGGAACGGATCAGCTCCATGCTTGAAGGGCGCGAACGGTTCTACGCCGACGCCGACCTGCGCATCGACACCACCGGCAAGACCGTCGAGGCGGTCGCCTCGGAAGTACTCGATTCTTTGAAGGGGTTCTTGTGA
- the aroC gene encoding chorismate synthase, with protein MFRYLTAGESHGPQLTAIVEGIPSGLKISEADINVDLARRQGGYGRGGRMKIETDKVRILSGVRWGETMGSPITLVVENSDWVNWEERMSPYAEHRDDSIRVTRARPGHADLPGAMKYCQSDVRNILERSSARETAVRVAVGAVAKAYLARFGIAVTGCVLELGGVKAERPDLSVKALQEAIAASPVYTYDAKAELEMIAAIDRAKDAGDTLGGVVEVRVTGVPVGLGSHVQWDRRLDARLAAAVMSIQAFKGVEVGAGFETARLPGSQVHDEIFFDQQRVARGEKTGFYRNTNRAGGLEGGITNGEEIVICGAMKPIPTLYRPLQSVDILTKEPFEATVERSDCCAVPAASVVAEAVVAIEIASAFMDKFGGDSVAETARNYSSYIEYLREF; from the coding sequence ATGTTCAGATACCTTACCGCGGGGGAATCGCACGGCCCGCAGTTGACCGCCATAGTCGAGGGAATCCCTTCCGGTCTCAAGATCAGCGAAGCTGACATCAACGTCGATCTCGCGCGCAGGCAGGGTGGGTACGGCCGGGGCGGCCGCATGAAGATCGAGACTGACAAGGTGCGCATCCTCTCCGGCGTGCGCTGGGGCGAGACCATGGGGTCCCCGATCACGCTCGTCGTGGAGAACTCCGACTGGGTCAACTGGGAAGAGCGGATGTCCCCTTACGCGGAGCACCGCGACGACAGCATCAGGGTTACCCGTGCAAGGCCCGGCCACGCTGATCTCCCCGGCGCCATGAAGTACTGCCAAAGCGACGTGCGCAACATCCTGGAGCGCTCCAGCGCCCGCGAGACCGCCGTCCGCGTGGCGGTGGGGGCCGTCGCCAAGGCCTACCTCGCCCGTTTCGGCATCGCGGTGACCGGCTGCGTCCTGGAACTTGGCGGGGTGAAGGCCGAGCGTCCCGACTTGAGCGTGAAGGCGCTGCAGGAGGCGATAGCCGCCTCCCCGGTCTACACCTACGACGCGAAGGCGGAACTTGAGATGATCGCGGCCATCGACCGCGCCAAGGACGCCGGCGACACGCTGGGCGGCGTGGTGGAGGTGCGGGTGACCGGCGTCCCGGTGGGGCTTGGGAGCCATGTGCAGTGGGACCGGAGGCTCGACGCGAGGCTCGCCGCAGCCGTGATGAGCATTCAGGCCTTCAAGGGGGTCGAGGTCGGCGCCGGTTTCGAGACGGCGCGTCTTCCGGGCTCCCAGGTGCACGACGAGATCTTCTTCGACCAGCAGCGGGTGGCGCGCGGGGAGAAGACGGGTTTCTACCGCAACACCAACCGCGCGGGGGGGCTCGAGGGGGGGATCACCAACGGCGAGGAGATCGTGATCTGTGGCGCCATGAAGCCGATCCCGACCCTGTACCGGCCGCTGCAGTCGGTCGACATCCTGACCAAGGAGCCGTTCGAGGCGACTGTGGAGCGCTCGGACTGCTGCGCCGTTCCGGCTGCGTCGGTGGTCGCCGAGGCGGTCGTCGCCATCGAGATAGCGTCGGCCTTCATGGACAAGTTCGGCGGCGACTCCGTCGCCGAGACCGCCAGGAACTACTCCTCGTACATAGAGTACCTGCGGGAATTCTAG